Proteins from a genomic interval of Bacteroidota bacterium:
- a CDS encoding universal stress protein, which translates to MKKILIALDYNPSAQKVAETGYQLAKSMDAKVILLHVTSDFKYYSSLNYSPIMGFDSFSNMIETEGSDELKRMAQNYLDSSKKHLNDETIQTTLRSGDFAKAILDTAAELKADVIVMGTHSRRGVEKILLGSVAEQVLNHSSIPLFIIPTRSKEEK; encoded by the coding sequence ATGAAAAAGATATTAATTGCCTTAGACTATAATCCAAGTGCACAGAAAGTTGCAGAGACCGGCTATCAATTAGCAAAGTCCATGGACGCCAAAGTGATTTTATTGCACGTAACCTCGGACTTCAAGTATTATTCATCCTTGAACTATTCGCCCATTATGGGGTTTGATAGTTTCAGCAATATGATTGAAACAGAAGGTAGTGATGAGCTAAAAAGAATGGCGCAAAACTATTTAGACAGTTCAAAAAAGCACTTGAATGATGAAACGATTCAAACAACTCTAAGAAGTGGTGATTTTGCCAAAGCGATATTGGATACTGCAGCGGAATTGAAGGCGGATGTGATTGTTATGGGCACACACAGTAGGAGAGGGGTAGAGAAGATTTTATTGGGAAGTGTAGCGGAGCAAGTTTTAAATCACAGTTCAATACCGCTATTTATTATCCCTACCCGGTCTAAAGAAGAAAAATAA